TTTTAGTATTGAATAATCAAGCTTTATTTTACATATTACAGATGTAGCTCCAATAACTGCAAGAAGGTTAAATATGTTACTTCCTACAACATTACTTATTGCTATTGCATTACTATGTTCAAGTGCTGATGTTATTGATACTGCAGTTTCAGGGGCACTTGTTCCAAATGCTACAATTGTAAGACCTATAATCATTGCAGGTACTTTAAGTTTTGTTGCAAGATCACTTGCTCCTTCAACAAAAAGATCAGCACCTTTCACAAGAAGAAAAAATCCTACAAGGAGCATTATAATTGTTACTATATTCATATTTGATCAATAAAAATTATTTTTTTTTAATAAAAAAAAAGGAGAGGAGAAAGAAGAAAAAAATATAATATCTTTTATTCTTCTTCTAGTTTTTCAAGTTCATTTTTAAGTATAGGTAAAAATGATCCTATATCTGTTACAACACTTATAACCTGTGCACTTCCACGATCTGAAAGTTTGGTTACTGATGCATTACTTATATCTACACATACACTTTTTACACGTGCTGGTATAAGGTTTCCTGTTGCTACACTGTGAAGTAGTGTTGCAATCATTATTACCATGTCAACATCTTGTACTTCTTCACGCATTCTTTGTTGTGCAACTTGTGAATCTGTTATTACATCAGGTAAAGGTCCATCATCACGAATACTACCAGCTAGTACATATGGTGCATCATTTTTAATACATTCATACATTACACCACTTGTTAGTATTCCTTGATCTACTGCTTCTTTAATACTTCCAGCTTTATTTATAGTGTTAATTGCAGATATATGATTTTTATGTCCATGTGCTACTAGTTCTCCTGATTCTATATCTACACCTAGTGATGTTCCATATAATGCATTTTCAATATCGTGTGTTGCTAGAGCATTTCCTGCAAAGATTTTATCTACATATCCTTCACGTATTAAACTTGCTAGTACTTTTGAACATCCTGTGTGTATTACTGCAGGTCCTCCTACTACTACAATTTTTCCACCTTTATCTTTTATTTCCTTCATTTCTTTTGCTATTTTATGGATAATTGTTTGTGTTGGTTTTTCTGCTGATGCTTCACTGTTCATAAATTCAAATTCAGCTTTTCCACGTGATCTTTCTAGTGGTTCAACTTTAACACCTGCACGTCCTACAACAACTTTTTCACCTTTTTTAACTACATTTAATGGTTTACATTCTGCTTTCATGTTATCTGTATCTACTACAATAACACAGTCCATTTCTATGTTTTCTATTGGTAGCCATGTGTCGTTGTATTTAACTTTAGTGTTGTAGTTAGTTGTTGAGTAGAAGTTATCTGGTACTGTTTTATCTTTAGCTGATTCTATTAGTTGTACTTCTTTATCTTCTAGTATTTCAGCTCCATAGTCTGTTACTTCATCAAGTATTCTGTTAAATACTTTTTCATCATCTGATGTAACTTCTATTATTGCACTGCTTTTATCTGTTTTTAGTTTTCCCACATTTAATTCTTCTATTTTAAAATCTCCACCTTGTTCCATTATTGTATCGAGTGTTTTAGGTAGAGTAAGTGAATCAATTATATGTCCTGTGAGAATTAATTTTTCTTTAAACATTTAATATCCTCTATGTAAATTCATTCTTTTTTTAGTTAAAAATTTTGTTATTTTATTTAATTTACTCTCTTATATTATAAGTTTTATACAATTTG
The nucleotide sequence above comes from Methanosphaera cuniculi. Encoded proteins:
- a CDS encoding ornithine cyclodeaminase, nickel-pincer nucleotide-dependent, with product MFKEKLILTGHIIDSLTLPKTLDTIMEQGGDFKIEELNVGKLKTDKSSAIIEVTSDDEKVFNRILDEVTDYGAEILEDKEVQLIESAKDKTVPDNFYSTTNYNTKVKYNDTWLPIENIEMDCVIVVDTDNMKAECKPLNVVKKGEKVVVGRAGVKVEPLERSRGKAEFEFMNSEASAEKPTQTIIHKIAKEMKEIKDKGGKIVVVGGPAVIHTGCSKVLASLIREGYVDKIFAGNALATHDIENALYGTSLGVDIESGELVAHGHKNHISAINTINKAGSIKEAVDQGILTSGVMYECIKNDAPYVLAGSIRDDGPLPDVITDSQVAQQRMREEVQDVDMVIMIATLLHSVATGNLIPARVKSVCVDISNASVTKLSDRGSAQVISVVTDIGSFLPILKNELEKLEEE